Proteins co-encoded in one Medicago truncatula cultivar Jemalong A17 chromosome 8, MtrunA17r5.0-ANR, whole genome shotgun sequence genomic window:
- the LOC25500625 gene encoding NAC domain-containing protein 43 → MPDNMSISVNGQSQVPPGFRFHPTEEELLQYYLRKKVSYEKIDLDVIRDVDLNKLEPWDIQEKCKIGTTPQNDWYFFSHKDKKYPTGTRTNRATAAGFWKATGRDKVIYSNGKRIGMRKTLVFYKGRAPHGQKSDWIMHEYRLDDNTTNDTNLVSNMIGDGGQEEGWVVCRIFKKKNHLKTLDSPSGEGRRSHHLYDTCDEGALEQILQQMGRGCKEENYEANYNNNYGRFARPFESTLNNNGGYNNERFMKLPNLESPKSTSMENNENNNDGYHAIIQVDMANENEGSFSDHHHHHHHNNMVNNPLEASSSSMVIACGDGGLTNWVALDRLVASQLNGQTEASRQLACFTDPTMGYCTNDQDLQLPTLKSSSSTSSLSTHARTTTSTTTTTATAYISPSHDYASEIDLWNFARSTSSLLSSSEPLCHVSNTSV, encoded by the exons ATGCCTGATAACATGAGTATATCTGTTAATGGACAATCTCAAGTTCCTCCTGGATTCCGGTTTCATCCTACTGAAGAAGAGCTTCTTCAATACTACTTGAGGAAAAAAGTCTCTTATGAGAAGATTGACCTTGATGTTATTCGTGATGTTGATCTCAACAAGCTTGAACCATGGGACATTCAAG agaaaTGCAAAATAGGAACGACTCCGCAGAATGATTGGTACTTCTTCAGCCATAAAGACAAGAAGTATCCAACCGGAACAAGAACCAATCGCGCTACGGCTGCAGGGTTCTGGAAAGCCACCGGTCGTGACAAAGTTATATATAGTAATGGAAAAAGGATTGGAATGAGAAAGACTCTTGTTTTCTACAAAGGTCGTGCTCCTCATGGCCAAAAATCTGATTGGATCATGCATGAGTATAGACTCGACGATAACACCACCAATGACACCAATCTG GTGTCGAATATGATTGGTGATGGTGGTCAAGAAGAAGGATGGGTGGTGTGTAGGATATTCAAGAAGAAGAATCATCTCAAAACCCTAGACAGCCCTTCtggagagggaagaagaagcCATCACTTGTATGATACTTGTGATGAAGGAGCTTTGGAGCAAATACTTCAACAAATGGGAAGGGGTTGCAAGGAAGAGAATTATGAAGCAAATTACAATAATAATTATGGAAGGTTTGCTAGGCCTTTTGAATCTACTCTCAACAACAATGGTGGTTATAACAATGAAAGGTTCATGAAACTTCCAAATTTAGAAAGTCCAAAATCAACAAGCATGGAGAACAATGAGAACAACAATGATGGGTATCATGCAATTATTCAAGTAGATATGGCTAATGAAAATGAAGGGTCATTCtctgatcatcatcatcatcatcatcataacaaCATGGTTAATAATCCATTAGaggcatcatcatcatcaatggtGATAGCATGTGGTGATGGTGGTCTTACTAATTGGGTAGCTTTGGATAGGCTTGTTGCTTCTCAATTGAATGGACAAACTGAGGCTTCTAGGCAATTGGCTTGCTTTACTGACCCCACAATGGGATATTGCACTAATGATCAAGATCTTCAACTTCCCACActtaaatcatcatcatcaacttcatcACTATCAACACACGCCAGAACTACTACttctactactactactacagCTACTGCTTACATTAGTCCCTCACATGACTATGCAAGTGAGATTGATCTGTGGAACTTTGCTCGATCAACTTCATCCTTGTTGTCGTCTTCTGAACCACTATGTCATGTGTCGAATACGTCAGTGTga